From Echinicola jeungdonensis, the proteins below share one genomic window:
- a CDS encoding DUF6787 family protein, with product MVKQKNFLSKLQDKWQLNNIRQVLLVLLVFACTGLTILFIKSPIFQFLGINMEKGGFWKTLLYLLLILPMYQIMLLFYGFIFGQFGFFWQKEKQLLRRLRAIFIQKKK from the coding sequence ATGGTGAAACAGAAAAATTTTTTAAGCAAGCTTCAGGATAAATGGCAATTGAATAATATCAGGCAAGTTTTGTTGGTGCTATTGGTATTTGCTTGTACCGGGCTGACCATTCTTTTTATTAAATCCCCTATTTTTCAATTTTTGGGGATTAATATGGAAAAAGGTGGATTTTGGAAAACCTTGCTTTATTTGCTATTGATTTTGCCCATGTACCAGATCATGCTTTTGTTTTATGGTTTTATATTTGGACAGTTTGGTTTTTTCTGGCAAAAAGAAAAACAATTATTGAGAAGACTTCGCGCAATTTTCATCCAAAAAAAGAAATAA
- a CDS encoding Glu/Leu/Phe/Val dehydrogenase dimerization domain-containing protein, with amino-acid sequence MNELLKKFENKQPEIVFEWKDSESEAEGWVVINSLRGGAAGGGTRMRKGLDRREVESLAKTMEVKFTISGPPIGGAKSGINFDPNDPRKKAVLKRWYKAVLPLLKYYYGTGGDFNVDEIHEVIPITESYGLWHPQEGIVNGHFHATEPQKIRKIGQLRQGVRKVLEDPLFTPVGSQKFTVADMITGYGVAESVRHYYQFWGGRLKGKKAIIQGWGNVGASAAFYLALKGVKIVGIIDRNGGLTKASGFNFEEIKPLFIHSKGHQLFSDHLVPFEEINERIWDMEHDIFIPAAASRLINHAQMERLIKAGLEVVSCGANIPFADPEIFYGPTTQFVDERVALIPDFIANCGMARVFTYLMSNQAAHTDRAIFNDVSNTIRKALKNTHQRNSGPTKIARSSFEIALELLT; translated from the coding sequence ATGAATGAACTGCTAAAGAAGTTTGAAAACAAGCAGCCAGAAATTGTGTTTGAATGGAAGGATAGTGAGTCTGAAGCGGAAGGCTGGGTTGTGATCAACTCATTGAGAGGGGGAGCTGCAGGGGGAGGGACCCGGATGAGGAAGGGTTTGGACAGAAGAGAAGTCGAGTCTTTGGCCAAAACCATGGAGGTGAAGTTCACCATTTCCGGTCCTCCAATAGGCGGGGCAAAATCCGGAATCAATTTTGATCCAAATGACCCAAGAAAAAAAGCCGTCTTAAAAAGATGGTACAAAGCAGTCCTGCCTTTGTTAAAGTACTACTATGGCACGGGTGGAGATTTTAATGTGGATGAAATTCATGAAGTTATTCCCATTACTGAATCCTATGGTCTTTGGCACCCCCAAGAAGGGATTGTCAATGGACATTTCCACGCCACAGAACCCCAAAAAATCCGAAAAATCGGGCAACTTAGACAAGGGGTAAGAAAAGTTTTGGAAGACCCTCTTTTTACTCCGGTTGGATCCCAAAAATTCACCGTTGCTGATATGATTACCGGGTATGGAGTGGCTGAATCTGTCCGGCATTATTACCAGTTTTGGGGTGGTCGCCTCAAGGGGAAAAAGGCCATCATCCAAGGTTGGGGTAATGTTGGTGCCTCCGCGGCCTTTTACCTGGCATTGAAAGGGGTGAAAATAGTTGGCATAATTGACCGGAATGGTGGACTTACTAAAGCCAGTGGGTTCAACTTTGAGGAGATTAAGCCCTTATTTATCCACAGCAAAGGCCATCAACTGTTTTCAGACCACCTGGTTCCTTTTGAGGAAATCAACGAGCGCATTTGGGATATGGAACATGATATTTTCATCCCGGCAGCAGCATCCCGGCTGATCAATCATGCACAAATGGAAAGGTTGATCAAAGCTGGATTGGAAGTGGTCTCCTGTGGAGCCAATATCCCATTTGCTGATCCAGAAATATTTTATGGCCCAACCACTCAATTTGTTGATGAACGGGTGGCCCTCATTCCGGATTTTATTGCCAATTGCGGAATGGCCAGGGTTTTCACCTATTTGATGTCCAACCAAGCCGCTCATACGGATCGGGCCATTTTCAATGATGTCAGCAATACCATCCGGAAAGCATTAAAAAACACCCATCAAAGAAATTCCGGGCCAACCAAAATTGCCCGGTCTTCCTTTGAGATCGCGCTAGAATTGCTGACCTGA
- a CDS encoding tetratricopeptide repeat protein, with protein MAKKEIKQAQAQEEQANELLENPDVIADRLGKGEAFVKKNSRIVGGILIVGILVIAGIMYFQFNKANKNKEAQAEMFQAVYYFEQDSLNYALNGDGVNAGFLNIVDEYSGTAASNLAHFYIGSIYLKDGEYQQAIDHLSEFSSDDFFVQAKAYSLIGDANMELGQTGEAISAYEKAADYKENKFFTPRYLYKLAVAYEAAGELQSAIDTYEIIENKYFDSYEYNLARKHKARLEGLASK; from the coding sequence ATGGCGAAGAAAGAAATCAAACAGGCGCAGGCTCAGGAGGAGCAGGCTAACGAGCTTCTGGAAAATCCCGATGTGATTGCAGATCGATTGGGCAAAGGAGAAGCTTTTGTGAAGAAAAACTCCAGGATCGTAGGAGGAATCCTAATTGTTGGAATTTTGGTAATTGCTGGAATCATGTACTTCCAGTTTAACAAGGCCAATAAGAATAAGGAAGCTCAAGCAGAAATGTTCCAGGCAGTTTACTATTTTGAACAGGACAGCTTGAACTATGCCCTAAATGGAGATGGGGTAAATGCCGGTTTCTTAAATATCGTGGATGAATATAGTGGTACCGCTGCTTCCAATTTGGCCCATTTTTATATAGGGTCCATTTATTTGAAGGACGGAGAATACCAGCAAGCCATTGACCATTTGAGTGAATTCTCTTCTGATGATTTCTTTGTGCAAGCCAAGGCTTACTCTTTGATCGGTGATGCCAATATGGAATTGGGGCAAACTGGCGAAGCCATTAGTGCTTATGAAAAAGCGGCAGATTATAAGGAGAACAAATTCTTTACCCCAAGGTACCTTTACAAACTGGCGGTAGCTTATGAAGCTGCTGGTGAGTTGCAATCAGCCATAGATACCTATGAAATTATCGAAAATAAATATTTCGACTCATACGAATATAATTTGGCACGAAAACATAAAGCACGCTTGGAGGGCCTTGCTTCTAAGTAA
- a CDS encoding aspartate kinase, which produces MKIMKFGGTSVGKPERMHQVKDLITRESGRKIVVLSALSGTTNALVGIGDALAEGKKDLAKERIDALHEHYLTFYKELLKTEASQKKAEKIIKEHFEFLNIILKISFNEAINRDILAQGELLSTKLFYTLLEEQDIQAIFLPALEFMSIDEKSEPELSKISERLKAILQNYSKDSIFITQGYICKNHRNEVDNLKRGGSDYTASLIGAAINASVVEIWTDIDGMHNNDPRIVDQTRPIAQLSFDEAAELAYFGAKILHPASIWPAQTYNVPVKLLNTMQPEAAGTTITEKETGQGVKAIAAKDGIIAIKIKSSRMLLAYGFLRKVFEIFEKYTTPIDMITTSEVAVSVTIDDDTYLKAIIAELEKFGNVELDYKQSIICVAGNLIAESKGVIKEVMDALVDYPLRMVSYGGSRHNVSILVDTKYKNQALQSLNDGLFQW; this is translated from the coding sequence ATGAAGATCATGAAATTTGGGGGAACCTCCGTAGGTAAACCCGAAAGGATGCATCAGGTAAAGGACCTGATCACTAGAGAATCAGGTAGAAAAATTGTAGTGCTATCAGCCCTTTCAGGTACTACCAATGCTTTAGTTGGCATTGGTGATGCCTTGGCAGAAGGCAAAAAAGATTTGGCCAAAGAGCGGATAGATGCATTGCATGAGCACTATCTTACCTTCTATAAAGAATTGCTAAAGACAGAAGCAAGCCAGAAAAAGGCGGAAAAGATCATCAAGGAACATTTTGAATTTCTTAACATTATTCTCAAAATCTCCTTCAATGAAGCCATCAACAGGGATATTTTGGCCCAGGGTGAATTGCTTTCTACCAAGTTGTTTTACACCTTATTGGAAGAACAGGATATTCAGGCCATTTTCCTTCCCGCGTTGGAGTTTATGAGCATTGATGAGAAAAGTGAACCTGAGCTTTCTAAAATCAGCGAGCGTTTAAAGGCCATTTTACAGAATTATTCCAAAGACTCCATTTTTATTACTCAGGGTTACATCTGTAAAAACCATCGCAATGAAGTGGACAACCTGAAGCGTGGAGGTAGTGATTATACTGCATCCCTTATCGGTGCCGCCATCAATGCAAGTGTGGTGGAAATCTGGACAGACATTGATGGAATGCACAATAATGACCCCAGGATCGTGGATCAAACCCGTCCTATAGCTCAGCTGTCTTTTGATGAAGCGGCCGAGTTGGCCTATTTTGGGGCCAAGATACTTCATCCCGCCTCCATTTGGCCTGCCCAAACCTACAATGTTCCGGTTAAACTGTTGAATACCATGCAGCCTGAAGCTGCCGGAACTACCATCACAGAAAAAGAAACTGGCCAAGGTGTGAAAGCCATTGCAGCCAAAGATGGAATAATTGCCATTAAGATCAAATCCAGCCGTATGCTATTGGCTTATGGTTTTTTGAGAAAGGTATTTGAAATCTTCGAAAAATATACCACTCCAATAGATATGATCACAACTTCTGAGGTTGCTGTAAGTGTTACTATCGATGATGATACCTATTTGAAAGCCATCATTGCGGAGTTAGAAAAATTCGGCAATGTGGAACTGGATTACAAGCAAAGCATTATTTGCGTTGCGGGAAATCTGATTGCAGAAAGCAAAGGAGTTATCAAGGAAGTAATGGACGCTCTGGTGGATTATCCTTTGAGGATGGTTTCTTATGGAGGAAGCCGACACAATGTATCCATCTTAGTTGACACTAAATATAAAAACCAAGCTCTGCAAAGTCTGAATGATGGACTTTTCCAATGGTAA
- the gpmI gene encoding 2,3-bisphosphoglycerate-independent phosphoglycerate mutase, giving the protein MDKKVLLMILDGWGMATNPEVSAIDKANTPFVDHLLEKYPHSLLEASGLAVGLPEGQMGNSEVGHMNIGAGRVVYQDLVKINKAVEEGKLKENPVLKKAFDTAKERGSKVHFIGLVSDGGVHAHINHLKGLCDAAKANGLEEAYIHAFTDGRDTDPKGGLGYLEDVQNHCANAVGKIATVIGRYYAMDRDKRWERVKLAYDAMVNGEGEKSKDILAAVKKSYANGVTDEFIRPIVHVDDQGKAIGSIESGDVVICFNFRTDRGREITQVLTQKDFEDYKMNKLDLHYVTFTNYDDTFKNVEVIFGKENLQNTLGEVLANNHKKQIRIAETEKYPHVTFFFSGGRETEFDGESRILCSSPKVATYDLQPEMSAHEITDKINKELAKKEVDFVCLNYANPDMVGHTGVFDAAVKACETVDDCTKSVVNTALDNDYTVIVIADHGNSDCMVNEDGSPNTAHTTNLVPCIMVDKNDRLEVKNGKLGDLAPTILKLMGVEIPADMTGDVLLK; this is encoded by the coding sequence ATGGATAAAAAAGTTTTACTAATGATTTTGGATGGTTGGGGCATGGCGACCAACCCTGAAGTATCAGCTATAGACAAAGCCAATACTCCATTTGTTGATCATCTGTTAGAAAAGTATCCTCATTCCCTGTTGGAAGCCTCTGGCTTGGCAGTAGGTCTTCCAGAAGGCCAAATGGGCAACTCGGAAGTGGGCCATATGAATATTGGTGCCGGCAGAGTGGTTTATCAGGATCTTGTCAAAATAAACAAAGCCGTGGAGGAGGGAAAATTAAAGGAAAACCCTGTCCTCAAAAAAGCTTTTGATACGGCAAAGGAGCGAGGTTCCAAAGTTCATTTTATTGGATTGGTTTCTGATGGAGGGGTTCATGCCCATATCAATCATTTGAAAGGGCTGTGTGATGCCGCTAAAGCCAATGGTCTGGAGGAAGCTTATATCCATGCATTTACAGATGGAAGGGATACTGATCCCAAAGGTGGTTTAGGGTACTTAGAAGATGTCCAAAATCACTGTGCAAATGCTGTTGGAAAAATCGCTACTGTAATTGGCCGATATTATGCTATGGACCGGGATAAGCGTTGGGAACGTGTGAAATTGGCTTATGATGCCATGGTCAATGGTGAAGGTGAAAAGTCCAAAGATATCCTTGCCGCAGTTAAGAAATCCTACGCCAATGGTGTGACAGATGAATTTATCCGTCCAATTGTCCATGTTGATGATCAAGGAAAAGCAATAGGTTCCATTGAATCTGGAGATGTTGTGATTTGCTTTAATTTCCGTACCGACCGTGGTAGGGAAATCACCCAGGTACTGACCCAAAAGGATTTTGAAGATTACAAAATGAATAAATTAGATCTTCATTATGTCACCTTTACCAATTATGATGATACCTTTAAAAACGTAGAAGTCATTTTTGGCAAGGAGAACCTTCAAAATACCCTTGGAGAGGTGTTGGCCAATAATCATAAAAAGCAAATCAGGATTGCGGAAACAGAAAAGTATCCTCATGTTACTTTCTTCTTTTCCGGAGGTCGTGAGACTGAATTTGATGGAGAATCCAGGATCCTTTGCAGTTCTCCAAAAGTGGCCACTTATGATTTACAACCAGAAATGAGTGCCCACGAAATCACCGATAAAATCAATAAGGAATTGGCCAAAAAAGAGGTGGATTTTGTTTGCCTGAATTATGCCAATCCTGATATGGTGGGACATACAGGGGTGTTTGATGCAGCGGTAAAAGCCTGTGAAACCGTAGATGATTGTACCAAATCAGTGGTAAATACCGCCTTGGATAATGATTATACGGTTATTGTTATTGCTGATCATGGAAACAGTGACTGTATGGTCAATGAAGATGGTTCACCGAATACTGCCCATACAACCAATTTGGTACCTTGTATCATGGTCGACAAAAATGACCGTTTGGAAGTGAAAAACGGAAAATTGGGGGATTTGGCTCCTACCATTCTGAAATTAATGGGAGTAGAAATCCCGGCTGATATGACCGGTGATGTATTATTGAAATAA
- the nadC gene encoding carboxylating nicotinate-nucleotide diphosphorylase, translating into MKENYLTQENIEAFIQSAFKEDVGEGDHSTLAAIPRDQDGRAQLIIKEDGIIAGLELAVMIFNSYDPSLQIEVFLKDGQQVKKGDIGLKVKGKAASILTTERLVLNCMQRMSGIATKTHQLSEVISHTKAKLLDTRKTTPNFRMLEKWAVSIGGGKNHRFALYDMIMLKDNHIDFSGGIEQAVAATRKYLKENLLDLKIEVETRNLEEVKEVLRVGGVDVIMLDNMSFEMMKEAVRLINGKIPTEASGGITEENLKDVAECGVDYISVGALTHHVKSMDISLKAY; encoded by the coding sequence GTGAAAGAAAATTATCTTACCCAGGAAAATATAGAAGCATTTATCCAATCAGCCTTCAAGGAGGACGTTGGAGAAGGTGACCATTCTACTTTGGCTGCCATTCCCCGTGATCAGGACGGAAGGGCCCAGTTAATAATTAAAGAAGACGGAATTATCGCCGGATTGGAATTGGCGGTGATGATTTTTAATTCATATGATCCCTCCCTTCAGATTGAGGTATTCTTAAAGGATGGACAACAGGTAAAAAAAGGGGATATAGGCCTTAAAGTTAAGGGAAAAGCCGCTTCCATTCTCACTACCGAGCGCCTAGTGCTTAATTGTATGCAGCGGATGAGTGGGATTGCTACAAAAACCCACCAACTCAGCGAAGTAATCTCCCATACCAAAGCAAAATTGCTGGACACCCGAAAGACTACACCTAATTTCCGGATGTTGGAAAAATGGGCTGTATCCATTGGGGGAGGGAAAAACCATCGTTTTGCTCTCTACGATATGATCATGCTTAAGGACAACCATATTGATTTTTCGGGAGGTATAGAACAGGCCGTTGCAGCTACTAGAAAATACCTCAAAGAAAATTTGCTTGATCTAAAAATTGAGGTGGAAACCCGGAATCTTGAGGAAGTAAAGGAAGTTTTAAGAGTAGGTGGAGTAGATGTCATCATGTTGGATAATATGAGCTTTGAAATGATGAAAGAAGCTGTTAGATTGATTAATGGAAAAATCCCTACTGAAGCCTCCGGAGGAATTACCGAAGAAAACCTCAAGGATGTAGCAGAATGTGGGGTGGATTATATTTCAGTAGGAGCTTTGACCCATCATGTAAAAAGTATGGACATAAGCCTAAAAGCCTATTGA
- a CDS encoding LytR/AlgR family response regulator transcription factor, which yields MEYEKNFINCLIVHKPEEGYRLSHHLHHSCKEAKTLEVLSNWEEAIRFLEYGHKADLIIGSFELTDLHPFVFEKLDKKIPVIFTSTKPFVTEKAFSLNCMDFLNDDPSEDRLAKSFEKYKRLYSQNQISTTGTAQSPDTSQPKSRFLVKSGEKLFYKNPKDVAFFLAEGGLTYLVEMDTGEKFIVDHKLKNLEDQYLDPQQFFRINRSIILNIKAIHSIKKYPNNRLQITPKTSYRDEIIVSREKVSKFKNWMNQ from the coding sequence ATGGAATATGAAAAGAATTTCATCAATTGCCTAATTGTACATAAACCGGAGGAAGGTTACCGGCTAAGTCATCACTTGCACCATTCATGTAAAGAAGCCAAAACCTTGGAAGTATTGTCAAACTGGGAAGAAGCTATTAGGTTTCTCGAATATGGCCATAAAGCAGATTTGATTATTGGTAGTTTTGAACTTACCGACCTCCATCCTTTTGTATTTGAAAAATTGGATAAAAAAATTCCTGTTATCTTCACATCCACCAAGCCCTTTGTTACCGAAAAAGCTTTTTCACTCAATTGCATGGATTTTTTGAATGATGACCCCAGTGAGGACAGGTTGGCCAAATCATTTGAAAAATACAAAAGACTTTACTCCCAGAATCAAATTTCCACTACTGGTACGGCACAAAGTCCTGATACTTCCCAACCAAAATCCCGCTTTTTAGTCAAATCAGGGGAAAAATTATTTTATAAAAACCCAAAGGATGTGGCTTTTTTCCTTGCCGAAGGAGGACTTACCTATTTGGTTGAAATGGACACAGGAGAAAAATTCATTGTGGACCATAAACTAAAAAACCTTGAAGACCAATACCTTGATCCGCAACAATTTTTCAGGATCAATAGAAGCATTATACTTAACATCAAAGCCATCCATTCCATAAAAAAATACCCCAATAACCGGTTACAGATTACCCCAAAGACCTCCTATCGTGATGAGATTATCGTCAGTAGGGAAAAAGTCAGCAAATTTAAAAATTGGATGAATCAGTAA
- a CDS encoding sodium:proton antiporter, giving the protein MKHILIVFGVILGTVLFTGTPQSLAQENPEPTRTEHHSTVDHDQPDPSQASSDDHQGGVQAQAHGEEHGEAPLWLVIPFVALLLMIATGPLFYEDFWHHNYPKIAIILAVMVVLYYLFVLHNVHAPVHAMAEYVQFIALLSSLYIASGGILIQIDKKSTPLANVALLLIGAAIANLIGTTGASMLLIRPFIRLNKNNIQPYHIIFFIFMVSNVGGSLTPIGDPPLFLGFLKGIPFFWTLEHNWPAWLMALVILAGVFYFIDKKLGKANDSGIIEEPVYSNKFGLVGSKNFLWLLVVIISVFLDPNVIEWVPAIHYDGQKFSFLREIIMFSVAFFSYKFADSKAIKGNEFNFEPIREVAFIFIGIFGTMMPALELVGNFAKSPEGSALITANTLYWGTGMLSGFLDNAPTYLNFLAAAMASKGATISNVAMVKDFAANGYANSAFQLMAISIAAVFFGAMTYIGNGPNFMVKSIAEQSGIKMPSFFGYIIRYSIPILLPVLILTWLIFFAFE; this is encoded by the coding sequence ATGAAACATATATTAATTGTATTTGGAGTCATTTTGGGAACTGTATTATTTACAGGAACCCCACAATCTTTGGCCCAAGAAAACCCCGAACCCACTCGAACCGAACACCACAGCACTGTAGATCATGATCAACCTGATCCTTCCCAAGCCTCTTCTGATGATCACCAGGGAGGTGTGCAGGCTCAAGCGCATGGGGAAGAACATGGAGAAGCCCCCCTTTGGCTGGTCATCCCTTTTGTTGCCCTTCTTTTGATGATTGCCACAGGACCATTATTTTATGAAGATTTTTGGCATCACAATTATCCGAAAATCGCCATTATCTTGGCCGTTATGGTGGTCTTATACTATTTATTTGTCCTTCATAATGTGCATGCACCTGTTCATGCCATGGCAGAATATGTTCAATTTATAGCCTTGCTATCCTCCCTATATATTGCATCTGGGGGAATACTAATTCAAATTGACAAGAAATCAACACCATTGGCCAATGTGGCCCTTCTACTGATCGGTGCAGCCATAGCCAACCTGATAGGTACAACAGGGGCTTCCATGCTTTTGATCAGACCTTTTATCCGGTTAAACAAAAACAACATTCAACCCTACCATATTATCTTCTTCATCTTTATGGTAAGTAATGTGGGAGGTTCACTGACACCCATTGGGGATCCCCCATTATTCCTTGGCTTCCTCAAAGGCATTCCATTCTTTTGGACATTGGAACATAACTGGCCGGCTTGGTTGATGGCCTTGGTTATCCTAGCAGGAGTTTTCTATTTTATCGACAAAAAATTAGGGAAAGCCAATGACAGTGGCATCATAGAAGAACCCGTATATTCCAATAAATTCGGCTTGGTTGGATCTAAAAATTTCCTCTGGCTTCTAGTCGTTATCATATCCGTATTCCTGGATCCCAATGTCATCGAATGGGTACCGGCTATCCATTATGATGGACAAAAATTTTCATTCCTCAGGGAAATCATCATGTTTTCTGTAGCCTTTTTCTCTTATAAGTTCGCAGACAGTAAAGCTATTAAAGGAAATGAATTCAATTTTGAACCAATCAGGGAGGTAGCTTTTATCTTTATTGGAATTTTTGGTACCATGATGCCAGCATTAGAGTTGGTAGGAAATTTTGCAAAATCTCCTGAAGGCTCTGCCCTCATTACCGCAAATACCCTTTATTGGGGAACAGGAATGCTTTCCGGTTTTTTGGATAACGCACCTACCTATTTGAATTTCCTGGCTGCGGCAATGGCCTCAAAAGGGGCAACAATAAGTAATGTTGCCATGGTCAAAGATTTTGCTGCCAATGGTTATGCAAATTCTGCCTTCCAACTAATGGCCATTTCTATCGCAGCGGTTTTCTTTGGAGCCATGACTTATATCGGTAACGGACCTAACTTTATGGTTAAATCCATTGCTGAGCAAAGCGGAATTAAAATGCCCTCCTTCTTTGGTTATATTATCCGTTATTCCATTCCAATTTTGCTGCCAGTACTGATACTTACCTGGCTAATATTCTTTGCGTTTGAATGA
- the pdhA gene encoding pyruvate dehydrogenase (acetyl-transferring) E1 component subunit alpha produces MAKKSSTTTKTKVKYSKDTYVYWYESMLLMRRFEEKAGQLYGQQKIRGFCHLYIGQEACASGAITALEKDDKWITAYRDHAHPLGLGTDPGAVMAELFGKATGTTKGKGGSMHIFDKEKNFMGGHGIVGAQVPMGLGIGFAERYKGTKNLCICYMGDGAVRQGAVHESFNLAMLYKTPVIFVIENNGYAMGTAVKRSSNVEDLSTLGESYDMPSFAVDAMNVEEVHEAVSEAAKRARDGEGPTLLEFRTYRYKGHSMSDPQKYRTREEVEAYKERDPIEQVKKTILENEILSEDEIEEINKKVKQKVADAVKFAEESPWPDGEKAFEDVYMQEDYPFVKE; encoded by the coding sequence ATGGCGAAAAAGAGTTCGACAACCACTAAAACCAAAGTAAAATACTCCAAAGATACCTATGTTTACTGGTATGAGAGCATGTTGCTCATGAGGAGATTTGAAGAAAAAGCCGGCCAATTATACGGTCAACAAAAAATCAGAGGATTTTGCCACCTATATATTGGTCAGGAAGCTTGTGCTTCCGGAGCCATTACTGCCCTTGAAAAAGATGACAAGTGGATCACTGCCTACAGGGATCACGCGCATCCCCTAGGGCTGGGTACAGACCCAGGTGCTGTTATGGCAGAGCTCTTTGGCAAAGCAACCGGAACTACCAAAGGAAAAGGTGGTTCTATGCACATATTTGACAAAGAAAAGAATTTTATGGGCGGCCACGGTATCGTAGGGGCTCAAGTTCCTATGGGGCTGGGCATCGGCTTTGCCGAAAGATACAAAGGAACTAAAAACCTTTGCATCTGCTACATGGGAGATGGTGCAGTTAGACAAGGTGCGGTACACGAATCGTTTAACTTGGCCATGCTTTACAAAACCCCGGTAATCTTTGTTATCGAAAACAATGGTTACGCTATGGGTACTGCTGTGAAACGTTCTTCCAATGTAGAGGATCTATCTACCCTCGGGGAATCATATGATATGCCTTCTTTTGCAGTGGATGCTATGAATGTGGAAGAAGTTCATGAAGCCGTTTCCGAAGCAGCAAAAAGAGCAAGAGATGGAGAAGGACCAACATTGTTGGAATTCCGTACTTACAGGTACAAAGGTCACTCCATGTCCGATCCCCAAAAATACAGGACCCGTGAAGAGGTAGAAGCATACAAAGAGAGGGATCCAATCGAGCAGGTAAAGAAAACCATCCTGGAAAATGAAATCCTTTCAGAAGATGAAATTGAGGAGATCAACAAAAAAGTGAAGCAAAAAGTAGCCGATGCGGTGAAATTTGCAGAAGAGTCTCCTTGGCCTGATGGTGAAAAAGCCTTTGAAGACGTTTATATGCAAGAGGATTATCCTTTTGTAAAAGAATAA
- a CDS encoding DUF4783 domain-containing protein — MNKIYKYILFTLFFGLFLYLPDSSLGQGQPVEEISLSIKAGSSKALSSYFGENVELSINGNQGDYSKNQAELVIRDFFKKFPPSNFDIVHKGKSSNQIQYFIGSYQSKEIQFRLLIKCKLNKESPRIYALDINKE; from the coding sequence ATGAATAAAATTTACAAATATATCCTATTTACCCTTTTCTTTGGGCTTTTTCTTTATTTACCAGATTCTTCATTGGGACAGGGTCAGCCTGTAGAAGAAATATCATTATCCATAAAAGCAGGGTCCAGCAAGGCTCTATCATCTTATTTTGGAGAAAATGTGGAACTCTCCATTAATGGCAATCAAGGGGATTACTCTAAAAACCAAGCCGAATTGGTCATTCGGGATTTCTTTAAAAAATTTCCTCCCAGTAATTTTGATATTGTACATAAGGGGAAATCCAGTAACCAAATACAATATTTTATTGGTTCATATCAAAGTAAGGAAATTCAATTTAGATTATTGATCAAATGTAAATTGAACAAGGAATCACCACGAATTTATGCCTTAGATATTAATAAAGAGTAG
- the ribH gene encoding 6,7-dimethyl-8-ribityllumazine synthase has translation MASTQKNLSQHSEKNIQDISGKKFALIVSEWNEEVTESLFQGAMETLLKNGAIKGNIIRKNVPGSFELTLGAQWMAQEEEIDAVICLGCVIQGETKHFDFICDAVANGITNVGIKYNKPVIFGVLTPDNQKQALDRAGGKHGNKGDEAAITAVKMLGF, from the coding sequence ATGGCGAGTACGCAAAAAAACCTGAGCCAACACTCAGAAAAAAATATTCAGGATATCAGTGGGAAAAAATTTGCTTTGATCGTTTCTGAATGGAACGAGGAAGTTACCGAAAGCCTTTTTCAAGGTGCCATGGAAACCCTGCTAAAAAACGGGGCAATTAAGGGAAATATTATCCGGAAAAATGTCCCCGGATCTTTTGAGTTGACATTAGGAGCACAATGGATGGCCCAAGAAGAGGAAATTGACGCAGTCATCTGTTTGGGCTGCGTAATTCAAGGTGAAACGAAGCATTTTGATTTCATCTGCGATGCCGTAGCCAATGGAATTACCAATGTGGGAATCAAATATAATAAACCTGTTATTTTCGGGGTTTTGACTCCGGATAATCAAAAGCAAGCCCTTGATAGGGCGGGCGGAAAACATGGTAATAAGGGAGATGAAGCCGCCATTACCGCTGTCAAGATGCTGGGTTTTTAA